The proteins below come from a single Gordonia pseudamarae genomic window:
- a CDS encoding acyl-CoA thioesterase, with the protein MSVEQSDDLGQLLSILDLERRGDDLFIGRNPPRVSTPRTFGGQMLSQSAVAAARSLTRGAPPVHALHAHFIRGGDVHKPIEYHVQRFRDGKSFANRQVTAVQDDEELFTVLVAFQDTLAGLEHAVDIPQAPHPDELPTMGEQFAGYEDKITTFVDALHPIDVRFANDPSWKLHTAGRSLDHNRVWMRTDGPLPDDPVLHVAAMCYASDTTVLDSIITTHGLSWGFDRLFAATVNHSMWFHRAFRFDDWLLYATESPVAAGGRGLGSGRFWTREGALVASVTQEALVRHFPRKS; encoded by the coding sequence ATGTCAGTGGAGCAGTCCGACGACCTTGGGCAATTGCTGTCGATCCTCGATCTGGAGCGTCGGGGCGACGATCTGTTCATCGGCCGGAATCCGCCCCGGGTGAGTACCCCGCGGACCTTCGGCGGGCAGATGCTGTCGCAATCGGCGGTGGCCGCCGCACGGTCGCTGACCCGCGGCGCACCGCCGGTACACGCCCTGCACGCCCACTTCATCCGTGGCGGCGATGTGCACAAGCCGATTGAGTATCACGTGCAGCGTTTCCGCGACGGCAAGTCGTTCGCCAACCGGCAGGTCACCGCCGTGCAGGACGATGAGGAACTGTTCACGGTGCTGGTCGCGTTCCAGGACACGCTGGCGGGCCTCGAGCATGCGGTGGACATCCCGCAGGCGCCGCACCCGGACGAACTGCCGACGATGGGCGAGCAGTTCGCAGGCTATGAGGACAAGATCACGACCTTCGTCGACGCCCTGCACCCGATCGACGTGCGCTTCGCCAACGACCCGAGCTGGAAGCTGCACACCGCCGGACGCAGCCTCGACCACAATCGGGTGTGGATGAGGACCGACGGTCCGCTGCCCGACGATCCGGTCCTGCATGTGGCGGCGATGTGCTACGCCTCCGACACCACGGTGCTCGACTCGATCATCACCACGCACGGCCTCTCGTGGGGATTCGACAGATTGTTCGCCGCCACCGTCAACCATTCGATGTGGTTCCATCGCGCGTTCCGGTTCGACGACTGGCTGTTGTACGCCACCGAATCCCCGGTCGCGGCCGGCGGCAGGGGACTGGGTTCGGGCCGCTTCTGGACGCGGGAGGGCGCACTGGTGGCCTCGGTGACGCAGGAGGCATTGGTCCGGCACTTCCCGCGCAAGTCCTGA
- a CDS encoding NAD-dependent epimerase/dehydratase family protein, with product MAPTGIRVLVTGACGLVGKATVATLRSRGHHVTATDLDTPAGRKTIRQLSADTYDAPGTLAVEWVNLTDADAVNALVTRTAPDAIVHLAAVIPPFCYENRELARAVNVGGTRNLVEAATGVADPPRFVQTSSIAVYGPRNPYAGRGMLRPDTPIAPGDLYGGHKAEADTIVRNSGLEWVILRLGGVLPDSLLTANPRLAELDAVLPNDGHVQSVAASDVATAFANAVTTTQTRREYLIGGDDTHRHVQGPLVKAAGDSLGIGGAMGSHGRPGDPADDTAWFATDWMDCTESQRVLEFQNTTFGELMARGRLGGAKRLAMTASTPIIRAVLKHRSPYRGKPGRYADPWTLIRSTWGDPGPDPESLAALKSPPQ from the coding sequence ATGGCACCGACCGGCATCCGTGTCCTCGTCACCGGCGCGTGTGGACTAGTGGGGAAGGCGACGGTCGCCACGCTGCGCTCGCGGGGCCACCATGTGACCGCCACCGACCTCGACACCCCGGCGGGCCGCAAGACGATCAGGCAACTCTCCGCCGACACCTACGACGCGCCGGGCACCCTGGCCGTCGAATGGGTGAACCTGACCGATGCCGATGCCGTCAACGCGCTGGTCACCCGCACCGCACCCGACGCGATCGTGCACCTGGCCGCCGTCATTCCGCCGTTCTGCTACGAGAACCGCGAACTCGCCCGGGCCGTCAACGTCGGCGGCACCCGCAACCTGGTCGAGGCGGCCACCGGTGTGGCCGATCCCCCGCGCTTCGTGCAGACATCGAGCATCGCGGTCTACGGTCCGCGCAATCCGTACGCCGGGCGCGGCATGCTGCGCCCCGACACCCCGATCGCGCCGGGCGACCTGTACGGCGGGCACAAGGCCGAAGCGGACACGATCGTGCGCAACTCGGGACTGGAATGGGTGATCCTGCGGCTGGGCGGTGTGCTGCCCGACAGCCTGCTGACCGCCAACCCCCGGCTCGCCGAACTCGACGCGGTGCTGCCCAATGACGGCCATGTGCAGTCGGTGGCGGCCTCGGACGTGGCGACCGCGTTCGCCAACGCCGTCACCACCACCCAGACGCGCCGGGAGTATCTGATCGGCGGCGACGACACGCACCGGCATGTGCAGGGCCCGCTGGTGAAGGCCGCCGGTGATTCGCTGGGCATCGGCGGCGCGATGGGCAGCCACGGTCGTCCGGGCGATCCCGCCGACGACACGGCCTGGTTCGCCACCGACTGGATGGACTGCACCGAGTCCCAGCGGGTACTGGAGTTTCAGAACACCACCTTCGGTGAACTGATGGCCCGGGGCAGACTGGGCGGCGCCAAGCGTCTGGCGATGACCGCGAGCACCCCGATCATCCGGGCGGTGCTCAAGCACCGCTCACCCTACCGTGGCAAACCCGGACGCTACGCGGACCCGTGGACACTGATCCGATCCACCTGGGGTGACCCCGGACCCGACCCGGAAAGCCTTGCCGCACTGAAATCCCCGCCGCAGTAG
- a CDS encoding DedA family protein yields the protein MSGIADWLEGIIADVPSWAVYLIACAIVYVETATLVMGFILPSSGIVLAAGVAAAVGPTNIGWLVVSLCVAAFAGDLTGYWIGRVSGPRIMSSTAGRRFGGERWVRAQNRVNERGMVAVATGRWFGFVRTLMPPVAGIVRMRTANFVIADVIGVVSWGTTISLVGYFAGAQLGATLMLSIGVTIVVGLAIWWTVNRLRRSGPVLPEGVGDLSQERPVSR from the coding sequence GTGTCAGGGATAGCGGATTGGCTCGAAGGCATCATCGCCGACGTGCCGTCGTGGGCGGTGTACCTGATCGCTTGCGCCATTGTCTACGTCGAAACAGCGACGCTGGTGATGGGTTTCATCCTGCCGTCGTCGGGGATAGTGCTGGCGGCGGGCGTCGCGGCCGCCGTCGGGCCCACCAACATCGGGTGGCTCGTGGTCTCCCTGTGCGTGGCGGCGTTCGCCGGCGATCTCACCGGCTATTGGATCGGCCGGGTCAGCGGACCCCGCATCATGTCGTCGACGGCGGGCCGCCGATTCGGCGGTGAACGCTGGGTCAGGGCGCAGAATCGGGTGAACGAGCGGGGGATGGTCGCAGTCGCGACCGGGCGCTGGTTCGGCTTCGTGCGTACGCTGATGCCGCCGGTGGCGGGTATCGTGCGGATGCGGACCGCCAACTTCGTGATCGCCGACGTCATCGGTGTGGTCTCCTGGGGCACCACCATCTCACTCGTCGGCTACTTCGCCGGCGCCCAGCTCGGCGCCACTCTGATGTTGTCCATCGGGGTGACGATCGTGGTGGGGCTGGCGATCTGGTGGACGGTCAACCGGCTCCGGCGATCGGGGCCGGTTCTGCCGGAGGGGGTCGGGGATTTGTCCCAGGAGCGTCCGGTCAGCCGCTGA
- a CDS encoding glutamate synthase subunit beta, with protein MADPRGFLEVAKHEAGYRPADQRIHDWGDVYAHPADPALELTDVSDQARRCMDCGIPFCHSGSAGCPLGNLIPEWNDLVRRGRWDAASARLHATNNFPEFTGMVCPAPCEAACVLSISEPATGGSVTIKRIEKTIAHRSWDDGFIRPEPPAALTGRTVAVVGSGPAGLAVAQQLTRAGHEVTVYERDDRIGGLLRYGIPEYKLPKSDIDRRVAQMEAEGTTFVVNCDVGTDISVDDLRGGHDAVVLAIGAMAARDNPVPGRELDGVHLAMEHLVPANRECEGDGPSPISAAGRHVVIIGGGDTGADCLGTAHRQGAASVVQLDYNPALPLDRDDSRSPWPTWPLVMRTSSAHAEGGERKYQVAVQRFTGDADGKVTTMVLAEVAVTRDADGSRSITPVGEEFEIPCELALFAIGFEGVEKGPLLAGLGVAPNRRGALSCGSDWQTDAPGVFVCGDAHRGASLVVWAIAEGRSTARAVDRFLMGASDLPSPVKPAALPLSVR; from the coding sequence GTGGCTGATCCGCGCGGATTTCTCGAAGTTGCCAAGCACGAGGCCGGGTACCGGCCGGCGGATCAGCGGATCCACGACTGGGGCGACGTGTACGCGCACCCGGCCGATCCGGCATTGGAGTTGACCGATGTCTCCGACCAGGCGCGGCGTTGTATGGATTGCGGAATTCCGTTCTGCCATTCGGGAAGTGCGGGATGCCCACTGGGTAACCTGATTCCCGAATGGAATGATCTGGTGCGCCGCGGCCGGTGGGATGCGGCCAGTGCCCGGCTGCACGCCACCAACAACTTTCCCGAGTTCACCGGCATGGTGTGTCCGGCGCCGTGCGAGGCGGCGTGCGTGCTGTCGATCTCGGAGCCGGCCACCGGTGGCAGCGTCACCATCAAACGCATCGAGAAGACCATCGCGCACCGGTCGTGGGACGACGGCTTCATCCGCCCGGAACCGCCCGCGGCCCTCACCGGCCGGACGGTGGCGGTGGTCGGTTCCGGCCCGGCCGGTCTGGCCGTGGCGCAACAGCTGACCCGGGCCGGTCACGAGGTGACCGTGTACGAACGCGACGACCGGATCGGCGGGTTGCTGCGGTACGGCATCCCCGAATACAAGCTGCCGAAGTCCGACATCGACCGCCGGGTGGCGCAGATGGAGGCCGAAGGCACCACGTTTGTCGTCAATTGTGATGTGGGAACGGATATCTCGGTCGACGACCTGCGTGGTGGGCACGATGCGGTGGTGCTGGCGATCGGTGCGATGGCCGCCCGCGACAACCCGGTGCCCGGACGTGAGCTGGACGGTGTCCATCTGGCGATGGAACATCTGGTACCGGCCAACCGCGAATGCGAGGGCGATGGCCCGAGCCCGATCTCGGCGGCCGGCAGGCATGTGGTGATCATCGGCGGCGGCGACACCGGAGCCGACTGCCTGGGCACCGCGCACCGGCAGGGCGCCGCATCGGTGGTGCAACTGGACTACAACCCCGCACTGCCCCTCGACCGCGATGATTCGCGCTCGCCGTGGCCCACGTGGCCGTTGGTGATGCGAACCTCGTCGGCACACGCGGAGGGTGGCGAGCGCAAGTATCAGGTCGCGGTGCAGCGGTTCACCGGCGACGCCGACGGCAAGGTGACCACGATGGTGCTGGCCGAGGTTGCCGTCACCCGCGACGCCGACGGCAGCAGATCGATCACCCCGGTGGGCGAGGAGTTCGAGATCCCTTGTGAGTTGGCATTGTTCGCGATCGGATTCGAGGGCGTGGAGAAGGGTCCGCTGCTCGCCGGGCTCGGGGTGGCGCCCAACCGGCGTGGCGCCCTCTCGTGCGGCAGCGACTGGCAGACCGACGCACCCGGCGTATTCGTGTGCGGAGACGCGCACCGGGGCGCCTCGCTCGTGGTGTGGGCGATCGCCGAGGGACGCTCGACGGCTCGTGCGGTGGACCGGTTTCTGATGGGCGCCTCCGACCTCCCGTCGCCGGTGAAACCCGCCGCGCTGCCGCTGAGCGTGCGATAG
- a CDS encoding formylglycine-generating enzyme family protein: MGSDRHYPEERPRHDRRVAPFAIERHPVTNARFARFVAETGYRTVAEEPIDPEDFPGADRAQLVPGALVFTPTDGPVDLGDWSRWWRWVPGACWRSPRGPGSGVDDLPGHPVVQIAYRDAQAYARWAGRRLPTEAEWEYAAWGGRSTEYAWGAELRPGGRAMANTWQGRFPYLNEGWGSTSPVGTYPANGFGLYDMIGNVWERVVDVFVPRHPVADGPIVDAGGRPDLLAPTTSPRVMRVTKGGSFLCAPEYCRRYRPAARSAQSDDSATGHLGFRCAADL, translated from the coding sequence ATGGGGTCGGACAGGCACTATCCGGAGGAACGGCCCCGGCACGATCGCCGGGTCGCGCCGTTCGCCATCGAACGACACCCCGTGACCAACGCCCGGTTCGCGCGGTTCGTGGCCGAGACGGGTTACCGGACCGTTGCCGAGGAACCCATCGACCCCGAGGATTTTCCCGGCGCCGATCGGGCACAGCTGGTGCCCGGCGCACTGGTGTTCACCCCGACGGACGGTCCCGTCGACCTGGGCGACTGGAGCCGATGGTGGCGGTGGGTGCCGGGTGCGTGCTGGCGTTCGCCGCGGGGCCCGGGCAGCGGCGTCGACGATCTGCCCGGGCACCCGGTGGTGCAGATCGCCTATCGCGACGCGCAGGCCTATGCCCGGTGGGCGGGCCGGCGTCTGCCCACCGAGGCCGAGTGGGAGTACGCGGCATGGGGTGGGCGCAGCACCGAGTACGCCTGGGGTGCGGAGCTGCGGCCGGGTGGCCGCGCGATGGCCAACACCTGGCAGGGTCGATTTCCCTATCTCAACGAGGGCTGGGGGTCGACGTCGCCGGTCGGCACGTATCCGGCCAACGGTTTCGGTCTGTACGACATGATCGGCAACGTCTGGGAGCGGGTCGTCGACGTGTTTGTGCCGCGCCATCCTGTGGCCGACGGTCCGATCGTCGATGCCGGTGGACGCCCGGACCTGCTGGCACCCACCACCTCGCCCCGGGTGATGCGGGTGACCAAGGGTGGATCGTTTCTGTGTGCGCCCGAGTACTGCAGGCGCTACCGTCCGGCGGCGCGTTCGGCTCAGTCCGACGATTCGGCCACCGGGCATCTCGGGTTCCGGTGCGCCGCAGATCTGTGA
- the pyk gene encoding pyruvate kinase, whose translation MRRTKIVCTMGPATDSDERIVDLVRAGMDVARLNMSHGRHEDHAQMYARIRRATDITEKAVGILADLQGPKIRLGRFDGCDGKTVWENGEQVRITVEDVDGTHDRVSTTYKGLARDAVVGDRLLVDDGKVGLIVAGIDGNDVICTVTEGGPVSNNKGISLPGMNVSVPALSEKDIADLEFALQLGVDMVALSFVRSPSDIELVHDVMDRVGRRVPVIAKLEKPEAIDNLEAVVLAFDAIMVARGDLGVELPLEEVPLVQKRAIQMARENAKPVIVATQMLDSMIENSRPTRAEASDVANAVLDGADAVMLSGETSVGKWPVEAVATMDRIAKAVEGGSREVPPLSHVPRTKRGVISFAARDIGERLEVKALVAFTQSGDTVRRLARLHSRLPLLAFTPLQAVRSQLALSWGTETFIVNHVENTDKMVEEVDMQLMRIGRLKDGDVVVVVAGAPPGTVGSTNMIHVHKIGEKDH comes from the coding sequence ATGCGACGAACGAAAATTGTCTGCACGATGGGGCCGGCCACCGACTCCGACGAACGGATTGTGGACCTGGTGCGGGCCGGCATGGATGTGGCCCGGCTCAACATGAGTCACGGCAGGCACGAGGACCACGCGCAGATGTACGCGCGTATCCGCAGGGCCACCGACATCACCGAGAAGGCGGTCGGCATCCTGGCCGACCTGCAGGGACCCAAGATCCGCCTGGGCCGATTCGACGGCTGCGACGGAAAGACCGTGTGGGAGAACGGCGAACAGGTCCGGATCACCGTCGAGGACGTTGACGGCACCCATGACCGGGTCTCCACCACCTACAAGGGACTCGCACGCGACGCCGTGGTCGGGGACCGGCTCCTCGTCGACGACGGCAAGGTGGGGCTGATCGTGGCCGGTATCGACGGAAACGACGTGATCTGTACGGTCACCGAGGGTGGCCCGGTCAGCAACAACAAAGGCATCTCGCTGCCCGGCATGAACGTGTCGGTGCCGGCGCTGTCGGAGAAGGACATCGCCGACCTGGAGTTCGCACTGCAACTGGGCGTCGACATGGTCGCCCTCTCGTTCGTGCGCAGCCCGTCCGACATCGAGCTGGTCCACGACGTGATGGACCGGGTGGGCCGCCGGGTGCCGGTGATCGCCAAGCTGGAGAAGCCCGAGGCCATCGACAACCTGGAGGCGGTGGTCCTGGCGTTCGACGCGATCATGGTCGCCCGCGGCGATCTCGGCGTCGAGTTGCCGCTGGAGGAGGTCCCGCTGGTGCAGAAGCGGGCCATCCAGATGGCCCGTGAGAACGCCAAGCCGGTGATCGTGGCCACCCAGATGCTCGATTCGATGATCGAGAACTCACGCCCGACCCGCGCCGAGGCCTCGGATGTGGCCAACGCGGTACTCGACGGCGCCGACGCGGTGATGCTGTCCGGTGAGACGTCGGTGGGCAAGTGGCCGGTGGAGGCGGTGGCCACGATGGACAGGATCGCCAAGGCCGTCGAGGGTGGTTCGCGCGAAGTGCCGCCGCTCTCACACGTGCCGCGCACCAAGCGGGGCGTGATCTCGTTCGCCGCCCGCGACATCGGCGAACGTCTGGAGGTGAAGGCGCTCGTCGCGTTCACCCAGTCCGGTGACACCGTCCGGCGTCTGGCCCGGCTGCATTCGCGACTGCCGCTGCTTGCGTTCACCCCGTTGCAGGCGGTCCGTAGCCAGCTCGCCCTGAGCTGGGGCACCGAGACGTTCATCGTCAATCATGTGGAGAACACCGACAAGATGGTCGAGGAGGTCGACATGCAACTGATGCGGATCGGCCGCCTCAAGGACGGCGACGTGGTGGTCGTGGTGGCGGGCGCTCCGCCGGGGACGGTCGGCTCCACCAACATGATCCATGTCCACAAGATCGGCGAGAAGGACCACTGA
- a CDS encoding ABC transporter ATP-binding protein, whose translation MTDTQPDTAPLLRVHNLTAGYGPAQALFGVSLDVPARSAVAVLGPNGAGKSTLARALSGLIPTTGGSVEFAGRTITGASATAIRRAGLVHLPEGRGIFPGLTVQENLRLALSVDKIDPAEAFDRAFGFFPALAERRKQTAGTLSGGEQQMLSLSRALMVNPRLVIADEMSLGLAPMLVDAVFDGLRAALDAGVAVIMIEQFAAKAIAFADHCLILQRGAVAWSGSSARAGGELLHRYLGAAGAGVSG comes from the coding sequence ATGACCGACACCCAGCCGGACACCGCCCCACTCCTGCGGGTCCACAACCTGACCGCCGGCTACGGTCCGGCGCAGGCACTGTTCGGGGTATCCCTGGACGTACCGGCCCGATCCGCGGTGGCGGTCCTCGGCCCCAACGGTGCGGGCAAGTCGACGCTGGCCCGGGCGCTGTCCGGGCTGATCCCGACCACCGGCGGCAGCGTCGAGTTCGCCGGACGCACCATCACCGGCGCCTCTGCCACCGCCATCCGGCGCGCGGGCCTGGTGCATCTGCCCGAAGGGCGTGGCATCTTCCCCGGACTGACCGTGCAGGAGAATCTGCGGCTGGCGCTGTCCGTCGACAAGATCGACCCCGCCGAGGCCTTCGACCGCGCGTTCGGGTTCTTCCCCGCGCTGGCCGAACGGCGCAAGCAGACCGCGGGCACCCTGTCGGGCGGCGAACAGCAGATGCTGTCGCTCTCGCGGGCGCTGATGGTGAATCCGCGACTGGTGATCGCCGACGAGATGTCGCTGGGACTGGCGCCGATGCTGGTCGACGCGGTCTTCGACGGCCTGCGAGCCGCGCTCGACGCGGGTGTGGCGGTGATCATGATCGAACAGTTCGCGGCCAAGGCCATCGCATTCGCCGATCACTGCCTGATCCTGCAGCGTGGCGCGGTGGCATGGTCGGGCTCGTCCGCGCGGGCCGGCGGCGAACTGCTGCACCGCTATCTGGGTGCGGCCGGCGCGGGTGTCAGCGGCTGA
- a CDS encoding phosphatase PAP2 family protein, protein MRYDPPHPHDVENGSMRACIRWGVLLVVAVSVCAGTYYLMVRTQRGQTIEDYALAGADQIGSNARLRAGDFLSQMSIGSLIITTIVVTAIALLRGRPLLALAGAAIVVGGQVVAQPLKSELTRPGLLTATGAPDHNSFPSGHSAIAASIVCALLLVVPYRLRGIVGIAGVIGATAISTYTVVAKWHRFSDTVGANMVAVAVACVVLIVFTACGAIRLQVVAPGDGNTVLRNTALAALATGAIAVFAAGVLVIYDGWNRTPLDWVSSDRFLLGSQLLAAATTVLALLAFWATLYRLDLAPRRRVALGGKAVLRV, encoded by the coding sequence ATGCGTTACGACCCCCCGCACCCCCACGACGTGGAGAACGGGTCGATGCGCGCCTGTATCCGGTGGGGTGTGCTGCTGGTGGTCGCCGTATCCGTGTGCGCGGGCACCTACTACCTGATGGTGCGCACCCAACGCGGCCAGACGATCGAGGACTACGCACTGGCCGGCGCCGATCAGATCGGCAGCAACGCCCGGCTGCGGGCCGGTGACTTCCTCTCCCAGATGTCGATCGGGTCGTTGATCATCACCACGATCGTCGTCACCGCCATCGCCCTGCTGCGCGGGCGTCCCCTGCTCGCGCTCGCCGGTGCCGCCATCGTCGTGGGTGGTCAGGTCGTGGCCCAGCCGCTCAAATCGGAACTGACCCGGCCCGGTCTGCTCACGGCGACCGGAGCACCCGATCACAACAGCTTCCCCAGTGGGCACAGCGCCATCGCCGCCAGCATCGTGTGCGCGCTACTGCTGGTGGTGCCCTACCGGCTGCGCGGCATCGTAGGAATCGCAGGGGTGATCGGGGCCACCGCGATCAGCACCTACACCGTCGTCGCCAAATGGCACCGGTTCTCCGACACGGTCGGCGCCAACATGGTCGCGGTGGCCGTCGCGTGTGTGGTGCTGATCGTCTTCACCGCCTGCGGCGCGATCCGGCTGCAGGTGGTCGCCCCCGGCGACGGCAACACGGTCCTGCGCAACACCGCGCTCGCGGCACTCGCCACCGGTGCGATCGCCGTATTCGCGGCCGGGGTGCTGGTGATCTACGACGGATGGAACCGGACACCACTGGACTGGGTGTCCTCGGACAGGTTCCTGCTGGGCTCGCAGCTGCTCGCCGCCGCCACGACTGTGCTGGCGCTGCTGGCGTTCTGGGCGACGCTGTATCGCCTCGACCTCGCGCCGCGCCGGCGAGTAGCACTGGGTGGAAAGGCCGTGTTGCGGGTCTGA